Below is a genomic region from Leptotrichia shahii.
TAAAAGTAAAAGCGATAAATATTGAACAACAGCGGTATCTGTAATCGCAAGGGGTCAAGACCCCTTGTCAGGAAGCGGAGAAAAACAAGAAAAATCAATCATAAAAATACTGTGTTTATTGCGTTTTTAGACTTTTACAAATGACTATAATAAAAAATAAATTTAGGAGAGAAAACAAATAATGAGTATCGAAAAGGAAAATCAGGATTTTAATAATCCAATAAAATATAAATTGGAAAAAAGTGATGGAAATGCACGTGCGGGAGTTATAACAACTCCACATGGAGAAATAAAAACGCCAGTATTTATGCCAGTTGGAACACAAGCAACTGTGAAAGCTATGACTAAGGAGGAACTGGAAGAAATTAATTCTCAAATTATTCTTGGGAATACATATCATTTGTATTTACGTCCAGGAGATGAATTAGTAAATGATTTTGGCGGACTTCATGGATTTATGAAATGGGATAGACCGATATTAACTGATAGTGGTGGATTTCAAGTATTTAGTCTGGGAGATTTGAGAAAAATAAAGGAAGAAGGTGTTTATTTCCGCTCGCATCTGGATGGGTCAAAGCACTTTTTATCGCCTGAAAAATCTATTTCAATTCAAAATAATTTGGGAAGCGACATTATGATGGTGCTGGATGAATGCCCGCCAGGATTGTCAACACGTGAATATTTGATTCCATCTATTGAAAGAACCTCAAGATGGGCAAAACGTTGTATTGAAGCAAATAGAAATAAAGACAGACAGGGTCTTTTTGCAATTGTCCAAGGTGGAATTTATGAAGATTTGCGGGATAAAAGCCTTGAGGAATTGCATGAGGCTGATTATGGATTTGCGGGATATGCTTTAGGAGGGCTTGCAGTTGGAGAGCCACGTGAGGATATGTATAGGATTTTAAAATATATTACGCCCAAATTGCCTGAGAATAAACCACGATATTTGATGGGAGTTGGAGAGCCAGCGGATATGCTTGAGGCTGTGGAACATGGAATTGACATGATGGATTGTGTTCAGCCTACAAGAATTGGTAGACATGGAACTGTTTTTACAAAATATGGACGTCTTGTTATAAAAAATGCAATTTATTCACGAGATGACAGACCACTAGATGAGGATTGCGACTGTTATGCCTGCAAAAATTATACAAGGGCCTATATTAGACATTTATTCAAGGCTGGAGAAATTTTAGGGCAAAGACT
It encodes:
- the tgt gene encoding tRNA guanosine(34) transglycosylase Tgt; protein product: MSIEKENQDFNNPIKYKLEKSDGNARAGVITTPHGEIKTPVFMPVGTQATVKAMTKEELEEINSQIILGNTYHLYLRPGDELVNDFGGLHGFMKWDRPILTDSGGFQVFSLGDLRKIKEEGVYFRSHLDGSKHFLSPEKSISIQNNLGSDIMMVLDECPPGLSTREYLIPSIERTSRWAKRCIEANRNKDRQGLFAIVQGGIYEDLRDKSLEELHEADYGFAGYALGGLAVGEPREDMYRILKYITPKLPENKPRYLMGVGEPADMLEAVEHGIDMMDCVQPTRIGRHGTVFTKYGRLVIKNAIYSRDDRPLDEDCDCYACKNYTRAYIRHLFKAGEILGQRLATYHNLHFLLKLMDNAREAIIDGRFKEYKEEVLRNYAMGKESDWIKPKSI